In the Puntigrus tetrazona isolate hp1 chromosome 9, ASM1883169v1, whole genome shotgun sequence genome, one interval contains:
- the LOC122352002 gene encoding probable G-protein coupled receptor 82, translating into MANDSHAESNLCQTSTTNVVLPIIYTILSITGLPGNAISVWVFIRKIAIKTSTHIYLINLGISNLLLCLTMPFQATYYSLGTKWHKHDAMCQTAINGLTPVIHINICIGVMILSWVALSRFASLIQHSHADRPSRWLKVLPGAFLCRKKHAKLAYAMCTATWVIVAISVTSFVVLYSIREAKNVDGSNRDEVCYSVGVEVGGEGSQVFALVAVSLFFVFFLLVLCAYMAVIRHIWRSRRRAVISDSQRVYARVFRNIVVIMVVLVVCLLPHHIYKAIFVHIVNEQSLPASPPRDACHPLSVYVEVKSILLCLATLRCSTDPIMYFLLDKTFRKHTLSLLRLRASKNDSQSSKSNMGQISQASACL; encoded by the coding sequence ATGGCAAACGATTCACATGCTGAATCTAACCTGTGCCAAACGTCCACTACAAATGTAGTTCTGCCCATTATCTACACCATTTTGTCTATCACCGGCCTGCCAGGGAATGCTATTTCTGTCTGGGTGTTCATACGTAAAATTGCCATCAAAACGTCCACTCACATCTACCTGATAAATCTAGGGATCTCAAACTTGTTGCTCTGCCTCACCATGCCATTCCAGGCGACATACTACTCACTTGGGACCAAATGGCACAAACACGACGCCATGTGCCAAACAGCAATAAATGGTCTAACTCCAGTGATCCACATCAACATCTGCATTGGGGTGATGATATTGAGCTGGGTGGCGCTCAGTCGCTTCGCCTCTCTGATTCAACACTCCCATGCTGATCGTCCAAGCCGGTGGCTTAAAGTTCTACCAGGTGCCTTCCTCTGTCGAAAAAAACATGCGAAACTGGCCTATGCGATGTGCACGGCCACTTGGGTCATCGTAGCCATATCGGTCACATCCTTTGTGGTGCTGTACTCAATCAGGGAGGCTAAGAACGTGGATGGCAGCAACAGGGATGAAGTGTGTTACAGCGTAGGAGTGGAGGTTGGCGGGGAAGGATCTCAAGTCTTTGCGTTAGTGGCAGTTTCacttttctttgtcttcttcCTGTTGGTCTTATGCGCTTACATGGCAGTGATCAGGCACATCTGGAGGTCAAGGAGAAGAGCGGTCATCTCAGACAGCCAGCGAGTCTACGCAAGAGTGTTTCGGAATATTGTTGTCATTATGGTGGTGCTGGTGGTCTGCCTCCTGCCGCACCACATCTACAAAGCCATCTTCGTTCATATCGTCAATGAACAGTCTTTGCCCGCATCACCTCCCAGAGACGCTTGCCATCCACTGTCCGTGTACGTGGAGGTGAAGAGCATCCTGCTCTGCTTAGCAACTCTGCGATGTAGCACAGACCCCATCATGTACTTCCTGCTGGACAAGACGTTCCGTAAGCATACTCTTAGCCTGTTGAGATTACGTGCTAGCAAAAATGACAGTCAATCATCAAAGTCTAACATGGGACAGATATCTCAGGCAAGTGCGTGTCTTTAA